From a region of the Basfia succiniciproducens genome:
- the rlmB gene encoding 23S rRNA (guanosine(2251)-2'-O)-methyltransferase RlmB, producing MSENIYGIHAVNSFLATAPERLIEVYVLKGREDKRLQPLLKELHQLGISVQFLNRQTLDNKANGEVHQGIIARVQPAKELNENNLERILSNNKDPLLLVLDGVTDPHNLGACLRTADAAGVCAVIVPKDKSAQLTSIARKVACGAAEVVPLIRVTNLARTLRDLQQNHNIWVVGTAGEATETLYQTKLIGPLALVMGAEGDGMRRLTREHCDQLISIPMAGSVSSLNVSVATGVCLFEIVRQRLS from the coding sequence ATGTCTGAAAATATTTATGGAATTCATGCGGTAAATTCGTTTTTAGCAACCGCGCCGGAACGTTTAATCGAAGTTTATGTGTTAAAAGGGCGCGAAGACAAGCGCTTACAGCCTTTGCTTAAAGAATTGCATCAGTTGGGCATTTCCGTGCAGTTTTTGAATCGTCAGACTTTAGATAATAAAGCTAACGGTGAAGTACATCAGGGTATTATTGCCCGGGTGCAGCCTGCCAAAGAGCTTAATGAAAACAATCTTGAGCGGATTTTATCAAACAACAAAGACCCGCTTTTATTAGTGCTGGACGGTGTAACGGATCCGCATAATCTCGGTGCTTGTTTACGTACGGCGGATGCGGCGGGCGTATGCGCCGTTATCGTGCCAAAAGATAAATCCGCACAGCTTACTTCAATTGCCCGTAAAGTTGCTTGCGGTGCGGCGGAAGTCGTGCCGTTAATCCGCGTCACCAATCTTGCCCGCACATTACGGGATTTACAGCAAAATCATAATATCTGGGTGGTGGGTACCGCAGGCGAAGCGACGGAAACCCTTTATCAAACGAAGCTTATCGGTCCGTTGGCGTTAGTTATGGGGGCGGAAGGCGACGGTATGCGCCGTTTAACCCGAGAACATTGCGACCAACTCATCAGCATTCCGATGGCGGGTTCCGTTTCTTCACTGAACGTTTCCGTCGCTACCGGCGTATGTTTGTTCGAAATTGTAAGACAGCGTTTAAGTTAG